The DNA sequence AGAGATGTCCAGCTGCCCATTCGTTCCATGCGTATGCAGGTGGAGGACAATATCCAGGCTAGTGACATCACCGAACAACATATGGACATCTCGGACCCTCCAACCTCTCTGCAACCTGGAGATAGTTCGTCTCAGCCGAAACAGTCTTTGCCGGAGATGGATTATGGGCCGTGGTTACTGGTTTCTCGCCGGCATGGCAGGGCTCGAGGACGCGGTGGGGTAGCTCGTGCTGTCCACGTGCCCTCGGGACCAGCAGCCAACTCGAGAGATGTTGCCGCTGAGCCCCGAGACCCCGTCGCTCGTAATCCACGTGGCGGTCGTAGCTTCTCTGGTAGAGGGCGGTTCCTTAGTTCCCACGCCAGTTTTGATAATCCTCTCTCTCACATTCCTCAAGCCCCTCCCCCTTGTCCTGTCAATCAGACCGTTGGTTCGTCTCTCGAGATCTTCCCCACTTCTCCCGAGAATATTGCGCCTGATGTCGTCCCTTCCCCAGATATTGACCCTGGTCTCAATAATAGCTTTCCGCCTGACACGTCCAATCACCTTTCTCCCTCCCACCCTATTCGTGATGTTGGCAGGTCTGGCAATGTTACTCCTCCTTCCTCTCCCCCTCCAATCCTTCACACCTCTATCCAGTATGACTTCCCCTCGACCTCGGGTCCATTCTTCGGATCAAACCCATGTCTCTATTGTTGACAAAGTATCCGCTACTTTGGACTCTCGTTCCATGGAAGAGGGCAGCTCCGAAGATGAGGCTCTTTCGGAGGATGAAGATGTTGAGGATGATGAGATGTCTGATGACGATGGCCCGGATGATGACATGACCCTCATTCAATATCAGGAAGAGGCAAGAAGAGATGCCCTAATCAGAAAAAAAAGCTCACATGCTAATGAAGTTTCACCGAAGAAGGGGAGAGTTGAGGCGGGAAGCTCCCGCTCTTGATCTCATATCCTTTTTATTGCTTTACTGTGATTCTTTCCTGTTTGGGTGTTATGGCTCTTTATAATCTTTTCAATATTGTTATGAATACTGCCAAAATCATTTGCTGGAATTGCAGGGGTATCTCTGCGAAAGACACTTATACCCGCGTTTTTTGACTCATCAGAACGGTGAAACCTCTCCTTGTTTGCCTCGTGGAGACTAGTGCCAATTTGGATCATGTGGATCGATTTTGTAGCAAAATCCCTAGCCGATGCCACTGGGCTGCAATCTTATCTGATGGGTTTTCAGGAGGTATCATCGTCATCTGGAACCCGATCATTGGTAAGGTTACCCCTTGTCGCCTCCTCTCGTCGAGCCCTGCATCTGGTTGTGACTGCCCATAACTCTGTGAACTCTATCATTTCAGTGGTTTATAATTCTCTTCAGAGTCATGGTCAATGTCTTCTTTGGTAGGAATTATCCAAACTCAACGGTCTTGGTCTGCCTTGGTTGGTTCTGGGAGATTTCAACTCTATTCTTGCTAGAACCGAGCATAAGGGTGGTCCGTTTTCGTATTATAGTCATAAGTcgagatttttttttagattttgttaataataacaACCTCTTAGACTTAAAAATCTCTGGTTCCCCTTACACTTGTTGTAACAATCAGCTGGGTGTCACCCAACGATGGGCGAGGCTTGATCGCTGTTTGGTTAATCTTACGTGGAACGATCTTTTTAAGTCTTATAATCTTCATCATCTCCCTCGCTCTTTTTCTGATCACTCCCCCCTTGTTCTTAAGATTAGTCTTCATCGTGATTTTCGCAAAAAAATTTtaggtttgaaaatttttggctTGAGTATTTGGGTTGCCACAGTGCAGTGAGAGAGGCCTGGTGCTTTTTCTCCTCATGGTAACCCTATGCAcgctttttctcatcttttgtctCATACTCGTGCTAATCTTTTGTCGTGGAGTGTTTCTTGTTGTAACGACTTAGATTCTTCCATTGGTTGCATTGaagattttattaataatttggaGAACATTGATCTTGATGACAGTTCTTACAACCTTTTGATGGATCAGTATAATAAATTATCCGCTTTGCAGCGTCAAAGTAACACTAAATGGGCTCAACGGTCTCGCCTTCGTTGGGTCAAGGATGGTGATAGAAATTCTCACTTTCATCATGCTATTTTTCGTTTACGTGCTCATTCTAATTTTATTACTCATATTGTTGATAAGAGTGGCATTACCCATTGTGATACGGTTGGTATCGATCTCGCCTTCTTCAATTATTACCAACAGCTTTGGGGTGCTCCTTCAAGCATCAATTTGAATATTGGTGAGGCCCTACCCCCTGATCTCCCACATATTTCTAAATTGGATAATGACATGCTTATTCAAGAGGTCACTATTGAGGAGGTTACTCCACCCTGTTGGACCTCCCTAAAGGTAAGTCCCCTGGACCCGACGGCTTTAATGTGGAATTTTACCTTAATTTTTGGCATATTATTGGTGATCGCCTCTTTGCTGCTATTCAATTCTTCTTTCATAACTCGGTTTTACCTGCTTCTTGGGGAAAAACTTACATCACTCTTATCCCTAAAAAAGAGAATCCTAGACTTGTCTCGGATTTCAGACCGATCTCTCTTTGCAATGTCTGTTTTAGATTATATCAAAAATTCTTGCCAACCATTTGAAAAAAGTGTTACCTAAAATTATTGGTGTCGAGCAAGTTGGTTTTGTGAATGGCCGTTGTTcgtttgataatattatttcgGTGCAAGAGATTGCTCACTCGATTGAAAACGATACCTCtagcccccctaggatgatgaTTAAATTTGATATCGAAAAAGCATACGATACCCTTaactggagtgcaattcttggtATTCTCTctaaaatgaattttcattcaatctGGATCTCGTGGATTTCCAAATGTCTTCATTCCAGCTCTTTTTCCCTTCTAGTTAACAGTACTCCTTCCCCTTGGTTCTCCTCCTCACGGGGAGTCCGTCAAGGAGACCCTATTTCTTCGtacctatttattttagtttctcaaACCCTTACCAACATGCTCAATTTCAGTTTGCATAATAACCTCATCCCCGGATTTAACCCAAGATTGCAATACAATTTTAATCATCTGATGTATGCAGATAACTTGATTCTAATATCTCAAGCCTCCCTTCGGGTTGCTAGAAACATCAATCTTTGCATGTCAATTTATTCTAACTTTGACTGGCCAGAAACCCAACTTTGCTAAATCTCAAGTGTTTTTCCCTTCCTGGCTGAATAAACATGTGATCAAAAGCATCTGTTCTATTTTAAAGCTAGGCCAAGCTTCATTTCCCTTCCATTACCTTGGTGTCCTCATTTCTCCCAAGAGGATTGATGCTCAATCTTTTAGGCCTATGATTGACAAGATTAAAAGATTAACCTCTAGATGGTCCTGCTATCATCTTTCCCCAGCTGCTAAAGAGATCttaatcaattccacacttctTTCCACACCTGTTTATAATCTTTCAGTTTATCCTATTCCGGATTCCATTCTTTCTGAGATCTCCAGAATCGTTCGAAAATTCTTTTGGTGTAAGAATGGCAATGGAACGGGCATCCACAATGTGAGTTGGAATACAATTACTACAGGTAAGTCTGAAGGGGGCTTAGGCATTCGTAACTTATCTCTTGTTAAGCATTCATTAATGGCCAAACACATTTTCAAATTGCTCAACAGTGAGAATCCTCTCTGTGTTgatattcttaaaaatataaatatgggaaaataaatttttggCATGATCATCCGCCTACTAAATGCTCTTGGTTTTTTCGGGGATTGTGTCACTctctattttcattaaaaaccatTGCAAACTGCATACTGTTAACCCGGATTTGGTTTCCTTTCTTTGGGACCCTTGGTGTTTCGATATTCCCGTTGCTCTTAAACCGACATTTATTAACATGGACATTGATGTTAATCACATTTCTCTTAATGATCTGGTTATTGATAGTCACTGGGACAATCTTAGTCTCAATTTCATCTTTGGTAATATGCTTGATAATGAAAACATTACTTTTGCCAAAGTTGATTATGAATCTGAGAACCTGTGGGTTTGGCAACCTAAGCCTACTAGTTATAATTTGTCCTCAGCTGTGTACCATGTGCTAAACAAAGATCAATCTACTTCTGCTTCTTGGATGGGTTGGTCTATGGTTTGGCATATCCCTGTTGCCCCTCgtataaaacattttatttggtTGTGTCTTCATAACCGTCTCTCTACCACCGCTTTCCTTCATCGCCTGAATCTTGGGCCAGATAATTACTGCATTTTCTGTGGCCTGTGGAGGGAAACGGTTGATCACCTTTTTAGTTATTGTTCCAGTACCCAACGGGTTTGGCAATATATTAATCACAGAGAGCATCTGAATATTAACCTGTCGAATGGCTTCTCTTCTGGAGAGTGGGTTTTTGATTTTCAGTATTCCAGATATTCCCTTGCAATCATTGCTGCAGGAGCCTGGTTCATTTGGACTAGCAGATGTAACGCTATATTTAACAATTCTAGTCCTAACTATTCTGCTATTGCTAGCAAGGCCATTGCCCATGCCAGAGAATACTCCAACAGCTTCAGTGATCCAATCGGCAAAAGGATTATTCTGAGCAACTTTTCCAAAGCTGACGGCCAATTCATATTCACTCATGCAACGTCCAATGACAGTATGCAGGTAAGGTCTATCGGTTTCTTTATTGTCGATGCTTATTATCGCATATCTCTTGCAGGATGTATTTCCCAGCCCATGGACAACAATTTGTCTGGCATTCTCCTGGCATTGGAAGTTGCTCTTCAATCGGCTTTGGATTCTCAGATGCAAGTGCAACACATCTTTACTGACCATGCCAATACCTTGGACCTTATCGAGAACCCCAATCAGTATCTTCTTTGGCGCTTTCAAGCTCAGATCTTTAACATTAACTTCCTACTGGACATGTTTACTCGCCCCAAAATTCATCAGATACCTCGTCATTGGATGAAGCCTGCCGCTATCCTTGCTTATTTGGGATTTCGGCACCGATCTCTCAATCTTTTTCTCTATGGAAGGGACTTGCCTTACTGGGTCATGAAGTATTTTCATCTGAATGACTTTAATTTCTAACTGTTGCTTcagtttctttttagttttgcttGTTTAGTTGGTCTGTTTCTGTAATTTCagttttaattcaataaaattagcttctCTAGTTGAGAAGTtcttccaaaaatatatatatatatatatatatatatatatatggatcacACACACAAACTTGAACAATCACTTGCAACTCAAAATGAGCACACAACCAAAAAATATCTCATTACATTCAATACCAGCTTCAAGCAATTCTTAAAACAAACAAGCTAGCATAGACGCCATTCCGTTCAGATACACACATAGCATCAATTACACAGTAAAAGTCATAAAACAACAACCACAACTAATACACAGATAAACAACAAAATAGTAGTTAACTAGCTACACTTGATCAGACAACATGCACTACAACCATCCATGTTTAACAGGCTTCTCCACTCAGCAGCTGATCCTCTGAGCAATTCCCTAAACACATATGAGTGTCTCATTTTTTAGCTTATgtatcattttataatataattatattattattggtttGGGTCAGCAACCAGATCAGGAACATGAAAATTCATGGGGTTTAAAAAACCCAACCCGAATCTAAACTGATTAGTGATCAGTCACATTAACCAAAATTTAGAGGGTCCGTTTGGATCATAGAATAGAAATgttaatggtaatggtaatgataatgaaaaaggtgtttggttagaaaaaataaatattgggaatgaaaaaatgggagataaaatattatatgtaaATTACTTTAAAGCCCTTGATATAAGTAATGCTATGTTAATATATAaagtaattacatataaataaatatctagtttttataattattataattaaatatttaaaatcaaaaaatttctgcTTACcattaactaattaaataatttactttaattatccTCTTCAATTTATGTGGAAGatagtaaatttattttaattatttaaattaatgattttatttggaTGATAGTAAATTTTGttctaattatttaactttatgGCTTGGTTCAggtatttgatttttcatatttgggtTTACCGTTTACCCACCCTGCGTTTGAGCATCCGTCTATGCTAGCCGTCCTAGATGGGGAATAATTCTGAGTGGGAAGGGAGTTGTTAATAGCAGGGGCCCTCCAAAGCCACTTGCAAATACCAAGAAGTTCTTTCCTCTGGAGACGCTCCTTCAAGGATGGTTCACTATGGCATTTGATCTCCAAGTTTCCCACTGATTGATCTTCTGGTTTTCGGCAAAGACCTTTCAAATCACAGCAATTTGAGCACTAGTCTATGATTCTCTAGCTAGGTTCTCTTCTTTGAACATTCATAGTATCTTGAACTAAATAAAGGttgattaaattatattctttttttaaattatattagttTACTCCACCAAACATAagtcttttccctttttttaatttatatatatatatatatattaacttcaTCTAATGCTATACAAGATCTTCTCTAACAGTGGATTCCGTGAATTACTTTTCAGGACTGAGATCAAATGTACGCgatgatcatatatataagCTTTTAAGTCAAAATCTGTTATATGGTAAGAAATATTGTCTACATATCATTgtgttccttttatttatttatttatttatttttatgggaaATATTTACCATCATTTTTTTACACTACACATGTTGTATAATTTCAGATTTGAAACTATCTCTCTAGTGGTTTTATTTGGATGATCAGATGATTTCATAAATAGTATTTGTGATTGAGTTGCAGAACTTAATTAACAGGTTTGCTTGTTGTATTATCACTTCATGTTTTTGAG is a window from the Dioscorea cayenensis subsp. rotundata cultivar TDr96_F1 chromosome 2, TDr96_F1_v2_PseudoChromosome.rev07_lg8_w22 25.fasta, whole genome shotgun sequence genome containing:
- the LOC120273129 gene encoding uncharacterized protein LOC120273129; translated protein: MDIDVNHISLNDLVIDSHWDNLSLNFIFGNMLDNENITFAKVDYESENLWVWQPKPTSYNLSSAVYHVLNKDQSTSASWMGWSMVWHIPVAPRIKHFIWLCLHNRLSTTAFLHRLNLGPDNYCIFCGLWRETVDHLFSYCSSTQRVWQYINHREHLNINLSNGFSSGEWVFDFQYSRYSLAIIAAGAWFIWTSRCNAIFNNSSPNYSAIASKAIAHAREYSNSFSDPIGKRIILSNFSKADGQFIFTHATSNDSMQVRSIGFFIVDAYYRISLAGCISQPMDNNLSGILLALEVALQSALDSQMQVQHIFTDHANTLDLIENPNQYLLWRFQAQIFNINFLLDMFTRPKIHQIPRHWMKPAAILAYLGFRHRSLNLFLYGRDLPYWVMKYFHLNDFNF